Proteins from one Mycoplasma sp. Pen4 genomic window:
- the atpE gene encoding ATP synthase F0 subunit C, which produces MIITKLLEEAGTAVAGAVEKTKDVATQTTETTQATQGNSDSLSMGLLAVGAGLAAIGVLGTGVGQGYAAGKAAEAVGRNPEAENKIRTMLIIGAGIAETAAIYAFMIALLLLLKI; this is translated from the coding sequence ATGATTATTACTAAATTATTAGAAGAAGCTGGAACAGCGGTTGCTGGTGCTGTTGAGAAAACAAAAGATGTTGCAACACAAACAACAGAAACAACACAAGCAACACAAGGGAACAGCGATTCATTATCAATGGGGCTTCTTGCTGTTGGTGCTGGACTTGCTGCTATCGGTGTTCTTGGTACAGGGGTTGGACAAGGTTATGCTGCTGGTAAAGCTGCAGAAGCTGTTGGTAGAAATCCTGAAGCAGAAAACAAAATCCGTACTATGTTAATTATTGGTGCTGGTATTGCTGAAACAGCTGCTATTTATGCTTTCATGATTGCGTTATTATTATTATTAAAAATATAA
- the atpF gene encoding F0F1 ATP synthase subunit B produces MTEVITKLLEKGTDAIDSAEQTAGQGVLEKFKALTPSIPLMIATLIAFGITIAILVYFFYKPVKAMMKRRHDFIQSNIDESITNKEQSLVRLNEANDKLKDAHKQADIIVTKAKIAAGEVAHNFTEKAKAESKRMLEETTQDIASQQREFDLKSKEYIVTVATQLAEEILKREITPQTQSEIIEQFLKSETTPKEI; encoded by the coding sequence ATGACAGAAGTAATTACTAAATTATTAGAAAAAGGAACAGATGCTATTGATTCTGCAGAACAAACTGCAGGACAAGGTGTTCTTGAAAAATTTAAAGCTTTAACACCATCGATACCATTAATGATTGCAACATTGATTGCATTTGGTATTACAATTGCTATTCTTGTTTATTTTTTCTATAAACCAGTAAAAGCGATGATGAAACGTCGCCATGATTTCATTCAAAGCAACATAGATGAATCAATTACTAATAAAGAACAAAGTCTTGTTAGATTGAATGAAGCAAATGACAAATTAAAAGATGCGCATAAACAAGCAGACATCATAGTAACAAAAGCAAAAATTGCAGCTGGAGAAGTTGCACATAATTTTACAGAAAAAGCAAAAGCAGAATCTAAACGTATGTTAGAAGAAACTACACAAGATATTGCTTCACAACAAAGAGAATTTGATCTTAAATCTAAAGAATATATTGTGACTGTAGCAACTCAATTAGCAGAAGAAATTCTTAAGAGAGAAATTACACCACAAACACAATCTGAAATCATTGAACAATTCTTAAAATCAGAAACAACACCAAAGGAAATATAG
- the atpH gene encoding ATP synthase F1 subunit delta, with product MYIKRNISAYAVAIYDLVKEQDMFEATQAQFELVKEVFDKHPEFIDYFKNDSIDEEERLKSIDDAFGGMHWIVINTLKVIVQRRMAPAIKKIIIEYLKLSNNELRIRFAKVVSAFPISDAEMDLIREKIQSVTRRRVVLKNEVDPSLIGGIKIVSKTEVLEMNILNDLTKIKNSIIKKEKEKEVL from the coding sequence ATGTATATTAAACGTAACATTTCTGCTTATGCTGTTGCTATTTACGATTTAGTTAAAGAACAAGATATGTTCGAAGCAACACAAGCACAATTTGAATTAGTTAAAGAAGTTTTTGATAAACACCCAGAATTCATTGACTACTTTAAAAATGATTCAATTGATGAAGAAGAAAGACTTAAATCAATTGATGATGCATTTGGTGGTATGCACTGAATTGTTATTAATACACTTAAAGTAATAGTTCAAAGACGTATGGCACCAGCAATTAAAAAGATCATTATTGAATACTTAAAACTTTCAAATAATGAATTAAGAATTCGTTTTGCCAAAGTTGTTTCTGCATTTCCTATTTCAGATGCTGAAATGGATCTTATTCGTGAAAAAATTCAAAGTGTTACACGTAGACGTGTAGTGCTTAAAAATGAAGTTGATCCATCATTAATTGGTGGAATTAAAATTGTTTCAAAAACAGAAGTTCTTGAAATGAATATTTTAAATGACTTAACAAAAATTAAAAATTCAATAATTAAAAAAGAAAAAGAAAAGGAGGTGTTATAG
- the atpA gene encoding F0F1 ATP synthase subunit alpha yields MAIRLDDISAIIKDRIENMGKTIDRSEIGQVISIGDGIAVVSGLQKVRNSEIVIFENGVYGLALNLEEETVGIALFGDANSVSEGDTVRRTGEVISVNVGDALLGRVVDALGQPIDGKGHINTTKKSEIFKVAPGVITREEVNQPLETGIVAIDTMIPIGKGQRELIIGDRQTGKTAIAIDTIINQKDKNVKCVYVAIGQKNSTVAQIVNKLNEFGALEYTTIVVAGASELAPQQYIAPYTGVTIAEYWMSQGKDVLIVYDDLSKHAVAYRTLSLLLRRPPGREAYPGDVFYLHSQLLERAARLNKNYGGGSVTALPIIETQQGDISAYIPTNVISITDGQIFTKEALFNSGQRPAVDVGFSVSRVGSAVQTKAMKKVVGSLKLELAQFNEMQAFAQFGSDLDDSTKTILEHGAKVYELLKQEQYFAISQAAQVIILVGVKERLINPLPKEYIHEYRDTVLSYIKKDPEGIAIYSDIHTTGQLSDENYAKIVKALIKIVMDIVVTIPDYDPKAHKPVPSKYDHIVKEVSEQLGFSSTTNEK; encoded by the coding sequence ATGGCTATCAGATTAGATGATATTTCTGCGATTATCAAAGATAGAATTGAAAATATGGGTAAAACTATTGACCGTTCAGAAATTGGACAAGTTATTTCTATTGGAGATGGTATTGCTGTTGTATCAGGACTTCAAAAAGTTCGTAACTCAGAGATTGTTATCTTTGAAAACGGTGTTTACGGACTTGCATTAAACCTTGAAGAAGAAACTGTTGGGATCGCTCTTTTTGGTGATGCAAACTCAGTATCTGAAGGTGATACAGTAAGAAGAACTGGTGAAGTTATCTCTGTTAATGTTGGTGATGCATTACTTGGACGTGTTGTTGATGCTTTAGGTCAACCAATCGATGGTAAAGGTCACATTAATACAACTAAAAAATCTGAAATCTTTAAAGTTGCGCCTGGGGTTATTACACGTGAAGAAGTTAACCAACCACTTGAAACTGGTATTGTTGCTATTGACACCATGATTCCAATTGGTAAAGGACAACGTGAATTAATCATTGGTGACCGTCAAACAGGGAAAACAGCTATTGCAATTGACACAATTATTAACCAAAAAGATAAAAATGTTAAATGTGTTTATGTTGCAATCGGACAAAAGAACTCAACTGTTGCTCAAATCGTTAATAAACTTAATGAATTTGGTGCTTTAGAATATACAACAATCGTTGTTGCAGGAGCTAGTGAACTTGCGCCACAACAATATATAGCACCATATACAGGGGTAACAATTGCTGAATATTGAATGTCACAAGGTAAAGATGTTTTAATCGTGTATGATGATCTTTCAAAACATGCTGTTGCATATAGAACATTATCATTATTATTACGTCGTCCACCTGGTCGTGAAGCATACCCTGGAGATGTATTCTATTTACACTCACAATTATTAGAAAGAGCTGCAAGACTTAACAAAAATTATGGTGGGGGATCAGTAACTGCCTTACCAATCATCGAAACACAACAAGGTGATATTTCAGCTTATATTCCTACAAATGTTATTTCGATTACTGATGGACAAATCTTCACGAAAGAAGCTTTATTCAACTCAGGACAACGTCCAGCTGTTGATGTTGGATTCAGTGTTTCTCGTGTTGGTTCAGCAGTGCAAACAAAAGCAATGAAAAAAGTTGTTGGTTCATTAAAGCTTGAACTTGCACAATTTAATGAAATGCAAGCCTTTGCACAATTCGGATCAGATCTTGATGATTCAACAAAAACAATTCTTGAACACGGAGCAAAAGTTTACGAATTACTTAAACAAGAACAATACTTTGCTATTTCACAAGCTGCACAAGTTATTATTCTTGTCGGAGTTAAAGAAAGACTTATTAACCCATTACCAAAAGAATACATTCACGAATACCGTGATACTGTATTAAGTTACATCAAAAAAGACCCTGAAGGTATTGCTATCTACTCAGATATTCACACAACAGGTCAATTATCTGATGAAAACTATGCAAAAATCGTTAAAGCACTTATTAAAATCGTTATGGACATTGTTGTAACAATTCCTGACTACGATCCAAAAGCACACAAACCTGTTCCAAGCAAATATGATCATATTGTTAAAGAAGTAAGTGAACAACTAGGATTTTCTAGCACAACAAACGAAAAATAA
- the atpG gene encoding ATP synthase F1 subunit gamma, whose amino-acid sequence MANLNSLKNRINVIGNTRKITNAMQLVSTAKLRKLRTEYQSVNAYLATLTDTFDELFKHASPKDFYAIFPKNTDVKSNLHIVISSDLGLCGSYNHNVIKLVKSQLKPNDKIIVVGTKGYTLLQGAGYIDQIIQKHTDIGETITYHLGSVIGKKALSLYNQKEIANVYLYYTEFINNINQEAVQKKLFPFDIQESSEQNGAQTIEFEPNSEVVLKNSIPLYLASMVYCLGTTSKISEMASRRNAMENATNNADDLQKELRLEFNRRRQSNITQEITEIVAGADAT is encoded by the coding sequence ATGGCAAATTTAAATAGTTTAAAAAACAGAATTAATGTTATTGGGAATACGCGTAAAATCACAAATGCTATGCAACTTGTATCAACTGCTAAATTACGTAAGCTACGTACTGAATACCAATCAGTAAATGCTTATTTAGCAACTTTAACAGATACATTTGATGAATTATTCAAGCATGCATCACCAAAGGATTTTTATGCTATTTTCCCTAAAAACACAGATGTTAAATCTAACCTACACATTGTTATTAGTAGTGATCTTGGATTATGTGGTTCTTACAACCATAACGTAATCAAATTAGTTAAATCACAATTAAAACCAAATGACAAAATTATTGTTGTTGGAACAAAAGGTTACACCTTATTACAAGGTGCTGGTTATATTGATCAAATCATCCAAAAACACACTGACATTGGTGAAACAATTACTTACCACTTAGGTAGTGTTATCGGTAAAAAAGCATTAAGTCTTTACAATCAAAAAGAGATTGCAAACGTTTATCTTTACTATACAGAATTTATTAACAATATTAATCAAGAAGCAGTTCAAAAGAAATTATTCCCTTTTGATATTCAAGAGAGTTCAGAACAAAATGGCGCTCAAACAATTGAGTTTGAACCAAATTCAGAAGTTGTACTTAAAAACTCTATTCCACTTTATTTAGCAAGTATGGTGTATTGTTTAGGTACTACTTCAAAAATTTCTGAAATGGCTTCAAGAAGAAATGCTATGGAAAATGCCACAAATAATGCAGATGATTTACAAAAAGAATTACGTCTTGAATTTAATAGACGTCGTCAAAGTAATATTACTCAAGAAATCACTGAAATTGTGGCAGGTGCAGATGCAACATAA
- a CDS encoding F0F1 ATP synthase subunit epsilon: protein MANNNQKGVQNQVLLTITAPTGIFYQGYTDIVTVKTALGYIGLQSGRTPLFTNIEVGNLTIGWDNKPDTVKCYIGGGLIYADSKKINILTDNIINVKNIDLQRALRERDMIIKQIEEASHNDQVKRLKLESKLKKTLFKIDAYNNFNK from the coding sequence ATGGCAAATAACAATCAAAAAGGTGTTCAAAACCAAGTATTGTTAACTATTACCGCTCCAACAGGTATTTTCTACCAAGGTTATACTGATATTGTAACCGTTAAAACTGCTTTAGGTTACATCGGTTTACAAAGCGGGCGTACTCCTTTATTTACAAATATTGAAGTTGGGAATTTAACTATTGGTTGAGATAATAAACCAGATACAGTTAAATGCTATATTGGTGGTGGTCTCATTTATGCAGACAGCAAAAAAATCAATATTTTAACTGATAATATTATCAATGTTAAAAACATTGATCTTCAAAGAGCTTTACGCGAGCGTGATATGATCATCAAACAAATTGAAGAAGCATCTCACAATGATCAAGTTAAACGTTTAAAACTTGAATCAAAACTCAAGAAAACTCTTTTCAAAATTGATGCATACAATAACTTTAATAAATAA
- a CDS encoding DUF4231 domain-containing protein, translating to MQDNKLLNQIKKIYKDNKRLYYLYLSLYYFLNLLTIFAAFIIGVVAVYYLAGSNKYEVRKTNNPWFNHVLVGVGFYPILITTINSFIGFISGVLSFFVVNKKYQAKKLAIQKIKLEIIMFESDLSIYKNINDIDKKVFALYERVLGILQYDKLNKEQLFGVENETREN from the coding sequence ATGCAAGATAACAAATTACTTAATCAAATCAAGAAAATTTACAAAGATAATAAACGCTTATACTATCTTTATTTAAGTCTTTACTATTTCTTAAACTTACTTACAATTTTTGCAGCTTTTATAATTGGTGTAGTTGCTGTTTACTATCTTGCTGGTAGCAATAAATACGAAGTTAGAAAAACAAATAATCCTTGATTTAATCATGTTTTAGTTGGTGTTGGTTTTTATCCAATTTTGATAACAACAATAAACTCATTCATCGGTTTTATTAGTGGTGTTTTATCTTTCTTTGTAGTTAATAAAAAATACCAAGCCAAAAAATTAGCTATTCAAAAAATTAAACTAGAAATCATTATGTTTGAATCTGATTTATCAATATACAAAAACATCAATGACATAGATAAAAAAGTGTTTGCTTTATATGAAAGAGTTCTAGGTATTTTACAATATGACAAATTAAATAAAGAACAATTATTTGGAGTTGAAAATGAAACAAGAGAAAACTAA
- a CDS encoding site-specific DNA-methyltransferase has product MKNTDLIFDILEGNSEKLIKKLDDNSIKLIYGSPPYPNAKRNYGIWKTDEYLKTIDKFLSKCLPKLRDDGFIVINVKANRNPGKKGSFSSERSLIIEELMLHMKKKLKLYCVDIEIWLKSNPVPTGLRVACQDAYEYNLWFSKSPEWQINIDAIRNEYQGSSLKTYEATIFKPRINGLNYVAKEKKIKPNSKGCLPKNVFINKNDEMINSLISNYQLQKETLNSYSNVIYGATSSRSLNHQAIQPEYVPQKYILACTNENDIVLDPWCGSGTTGVVAVKNGRKFIGFEILSEYVELSNQRISEVLKDVDEH; this is encoded by the coding sequence GTGAAAAATACTGATTTAATTTTCGATATTTTAGAAGGAAATTCAGAAAAATTAATTAAAAAACTTGATGATAATTCAATCAAGTTAATTTATGGTTCTCCTCCTTATCCCAATGCTAAACGAAATTATGGAATTTGAAAGACAGATGAATACTTAAAAACTATTGATAAATTTTTATCTAAATGTTTACCAAAGTTAAGGGATGATGGTTTTATAGTTATTAATGTTAAAGCAAATAGAAACCCCGGTAAAAAAGGTTCTTTCTCATCTGAGCGATCTTTAATTATTGAAGAATTAATGTTACACATGAAAAAGAAACTCAAATTATACTGTGTTGATATTGAAATATGACTTAAATCTAACCCAGTACCAACTGGTTTAAGAGTAGCTTGCCAAGATGCTTATGAGTATAATTTATGATTTTCTAAGTCTCCAGAATGACAAATTAATATTGATGCTATTAGAAATGAATATCAAGGTTCATCATTAAAAACCTATGAAGCGACAATATTCAAACCAAGAATTAATGGGTTAAATTATGTTGCTAAAGAGAAAAAGATTAAACCGAACTCAAAGGGTTGTTTACCAAAAAATGTTTTTATCAACAAAAATGATGAAATGATAAATTCGTTAATTAGCAACTATCAATTGCAAAAAGAAACATTAAATAGTTATTCTAATGTGATTTATGGTGCAACATCAAGTAGAAGTTTAAATCACCAAGCAATACAACCGGAATACGTACCCCAAAAATACATTCTTGCATGCACAAATGAAAATGATATTGTTTTAGATCCTTGGTGTGGTAGTGGAACAACTGGAGTTGTAGCAGTAAAAAATGGAAGAAAATTTATTGGTTTTGAAATCCTTAGTGAATATGTTGAGTTATCAAATCAACGAATTAGTGAGGTATTAAAAGATGTTGACGAACATTAA
- a CDS encoding DEAD/DEAH box helicase family protein, giving the protein MLTNIKFSKRRYVKDKNDFNKEIFQPCLTNSNVFNWSSCYFRSTVFLAIRDGLVEFIKNNNGRMKLICSPFNDLKDLEVIVSSNQNTLNKDILDFDYDIQIDSILEKLNSENPDTTLLLSELIRMDLVEIKFVVPKSEDDTINIDHRKFGYFKDENNNYIGFTGSMNATYKGIHINGNNEDINIYADEEEAKEIKDDFDNIWNQTDDKVNVIEYDFLNNLIVKNSIDKIKQKNLDLETLIKNAIKEHFKNDSKLVTHKVDKRKLRPYQELILKNWNDNNRNGLIEMCTGAGKTFTALNAMKQAMDEKNETVVVLVPRELLFNQWYNEINNFFNNDIKFKLIGCGNEFSRSSLKIFLDRTNIKRKCVISTYVSAVKHSIWNTLNTKDNIFLICDEVHNIGSLNNKNLINLKAKAKMGLSATPNRFFDPEGTEFIKKYFINEIHPKYQLSNAISDGYLSKYFYYIYKVNLTDEEQNKYAELSSDISRMLSKKQRSDKEEEKLTNKIIKRADIVKKAKNKIYEVQHIIQEKYQQNQHWLIYLDDKEHIDEYYNILSTITNDLYKYYSEMANKEETLNTFIQNGGIILAINCLDEGVDIPILDNLILVASSQNYRQYVQRRGRALRTHENKPYAKIYDFLTLPDSNFYVEPRFVLNEINRIQEFAKDAVNDSLILNEVEIILAEKGWKTLKDRNPIIADMEEKENE; this is encoded by the coding sequence ATGTTGACGAACATTAAGTTTTCAAAAAGACGTTATGTAAAAGATAAAAATGATTTTAATAAAGAAATTTTTCAACCTTGTTTAACGAATTCAAATGTTTTCAATTGATCTAGTTGCTATTTTCGTTCAACAGTATTTTTAGCAATAAGAGATGGTTTGGTAGAATTTATCAAAAATAATAATGGTAGAATGAAATTAATTTGTAGTCCATTTAATGATTTAAAAGATCTAGAAGTAATTGTGAGTTCTAACCAAAACACCTTAAATAAAGATATTTTGGACTTTGATTATGATATTCAAATTGATTCGATACTAGAAAAGTTAAATAGTGAAAATCCAGACACTACTTTATTATTATCTGAATTAATCAGAATGGATTTAGTTGAAATTAAGTTTGTAGTACCAAAATCTGAAGATGACACTATTAATATTGATCACAGAAAATTCGGTTATTTTAAAGATGAAAATAATAATTATATTGGTTTTACAGGTTCTATGAATGCAACTTATAAAGGGATACATATAAATGGAAATAATGAAGATATAAATATTTATGCCGATGAAGAAGAGGCAAAAGAAATCAAAGACGACTTTGATAATATTTGAAATCAAACTGATGATAAAGTAAATGTAATAGAATATGATTTTTTAAATAATTTAATAGTAAAAAATTCAATTGATAAAATCAAACAAAAAAATTTAGATTTAGAAACTTTAATAAAAAATGCTATAAAAGAACATTTTAAAAACGATAGCAAACTCGTAACTCATAAAGTAGATAAGCGCAAATTAAGACCTTATCAAGAATTAATTCTTAAAAATTGAAATGATAATAATAGAAACGGTTTAATTGAAATGTGTACCGGTGCCGGAAAAACTTTCACCGCACTTAACGCAATGAAGCAAGCAATGGATGAAAAGAATGAAACTGTTGTTGTTTTAGTGCCTAGAGAATTACTTTTTAACCAATGATATAATGAAATAAATAATTTTTTCAATAATGATATTAAATTCAAATTAATTGGATGTGGAAATGAATTTAGTCGATCATCATTAAAAATTTTTCTTGATAGAACAAATATTAAAAGAAAGTGTGTTATTAGTACATATGTTAGTGCAGTAAAACACTCTATCTGAAATACATTAAATACTAAAGATAATATTTTTCTTATTTGTGATGAGGTTCACAATATAGGATCCTTAAATAATAAAAATTTAATCAATCTTAAAGCAAAAGCAAAAATGGGTCTTTCAGCAACTCCAAATAGATTTTTTGATCCTGAGGGTACTGAATTTATAAAAAAATATTTTATCAATGAAATACACCCAAAATACCAATTGTCTAACGCAATAAGCGATGGATATCTAAGTAAATATTTTTATTATATTTATAAGGTTAATTTAACTGATGAAGAACAAAATAAATATGCAGAATTAAGCAGTGATATTTCAAGGATGTTAAGCAAAAAACAAAGAAGCGATAAGGAAGAAGAAAAGTTAACTAACAAAATAATCAAAAGAGCAGATATTGTTAAAAAAGCAAAAAATAAAATTTATGAAGTTCAACACATTATCCAAGAAAAATATCAACAAAATCAACATTGATTAATATATTTAGATGATAAAGAACATATTGATGAATACTATAACATCCTAAGTACAATAACAAATGATCTATATAAGTATTATTCAGAAATGGCAAATAAAGAAGAAACATTAAATACTTTTATTCAAAATGGCGGAATTATTCTTGCAATAAATTGTTTGGATGAAGGTGTGGATATTCCAATATTGGATAACTTGATATTAGTTGCTTCATCACAAAATTATAGACAGTATGTGCAACGAAGAGGTAGAGCATTAAGAACGCATGAAAATAAGCCATATGCTAAGATTTATGACTTTTTAACACTACCAGATAGTAATTTCTATGTTGAACCCCGCTTTGTATTAAATGAGATAAATAGAATTCAAGAATTTGCTAAAGATGCAGTTAATGATTCTTTAATCCTAAATGAAGTTGAGATTATTTTAGCTGAAAAAGGTTGAAAAACACTGAAAGATAGAAATCCAATAATTGCAGACATGGAGGAAAAAGAAAATGAATAA
- a CDS encoding AAA family ATPase, with translation MFHIKEIKLNNFISYYGNDNVFNFGEKKGVSIIWGKNGIGKTTIIKALKFVLYGKTNYKETDFYLNILNNKAKKERKYHFSVILSFQYNEQDYTLIREVKPGLLNKEDTIPVDDNFFQTDWLLMCDGKNLAKRDAENLLRSIAPEKISDFIFFQGETITKFSESLLKNKNSAEIVLAIKKTLGEEVIKNSLNDCNSIIKNLEDKQIEELKKIKKNNEINKNIEIKKQLIGEITEDIKSRLEHRDQVEAEIEKIKQQLSQNEGINRLIDEIKNTEKNIAINNNRIKETKNEIKEMLSKRFNDFTFKQYSKIMNDFDTSEEFSNLKEMELKYTKNTNEKIQYEMILKESKCNVCSHEIDEKSKHNFENKIDKINEELQQFEKNNFKDKISEWKLRKNRIQIRLSSIQNPKNIIEDIENKTFTISDLIEENNKQNQELKKLKEKRNTIDIPDEVIKNLNSDCIKKEATLISLDKSISDLKQKLEINNTELEKLKSNLVLDDHENKMNTINKKIRLLKDIKNILTASISHFNTQMIQRVEEDANHFFSKTASLKAMSRIKIDYNDYTVKVLDHNGEDVADISTGYENVLTMSIIYGMHKNSNLVGSIVLDAVGSTLDKEHKEAILSSLKELSQQVILLTFEDQIIDNFKRTNQSEIVKEFKIYKDDKENDKLYETKIEVIK, from the coding sequence ATGTTTCATATTAAAGAAATCAAATTAAATAATTTTATAAGTTATTATGGAAATGATAATGTTTTTAATTTCGGTGAGAAAAAAGGTGTTTCAATTATTTGGGGTAAAAATGGTATAGGAAAAACAACCATTATAAAAGCACTTAAATTTGTTCTTTATGGTAAAACGAATTATAAAGAAACTGATTTTTATCTAAATATTTTAAATAACAAGGCAAAAAAAGAAAGAAAATATCATTTCTCTGTAATTCTATCATTCCAATATAATGAACAAGATTACACACTTATCAGAGAAGTTAAACCGGGTCTATTAAATAAAGAAGACACCATACCTGTTGATGATAATTTCTTTCAAACTGATTGACTTTTAATGTGCGACGGGAAAAATTTAGCTAAAAGAGATGCTGAAAATTTACTTCGCTCAATTGCTCCTGAAAAAATTTCAGATTTCATTTTCTTCCAAGGTGAAACAATCACGAAATTTTCGGAAAGTTTGCTAAAAAACAAAAATAGTGCTGAAATTGTTTTGGCTATTAAAAAAACACTTGGTGAAGAAGTTATTAAAAACTCACTTAATGATTGTAATTCAATTATAAAAAACCTTGAAGATAAACAAATAGAGGAACTTAAAAAAATTAAGAAAAATAATGAAATTAACAAGAATATTGAAATAAAAAAACAATTAATTGGTGAAATAACAGAAGACATAAAAAGTCGTTTAGAACATCGTGATCAAGTTGAAGCTGAAATAGAAAAAATCAAACAACAATTATCTCAAAACGAAGGTATAAACCGGCTTATTGATGAAATTAAAAATACCGAGAAAAACATAGCAATTAACAATAATAGAATCAAAGAAACAAAAAATGAAATTAAGGAAATGTTGAGCAAAAGATTTAATGACTTTACTTTTAAACAATATTCAAAAATTATGAACGATTTCGATACCTCTGAAGAATTTTCTAATTTAAAAGAGATGGAACTAAAATACACTAAGAACACAAATGAAAAAATACAATACGAAATGATATTAAAAGAAAGCAAATGCAACGTTTGCTCTCATGAAATAGATGAAAAAAGTAAACATAATTTTGAAAATAAAATAGATAAAATCAATGAAGAATTACAACAATTTGAAAAGAATAATTTCAAAGACAAAATATCAGAATGAAAATTAAGAAAAAATAGAATCCAAATTCGTTTATCTTCAATTCAAAATCCCAAAAACATAATTGAAGATATTGAAAATAAAACGTTTACTATTTCTGATTTGATTGAAGAAAATAATAAACAAAATCAAGAATTAAAGAAATTAAAGGAAAAAAGAAATACTATTGATATTCCTGATGAAGTAATAAAAAACTTAAATTCTGATTGCATTAAAAAAGAAGCTACATTAATCAGTTTGGATAAGTCCATCTCAGATTTAAAACAAAAATTAGAAATCAACAATACAGAATTAGAAAAACTAAAATCTAATCTAGTTTTAGATGACCACGAAAATAAAATGAATACTATTAATAAAAAAATTAGATTGTTAAAAGATATTAAAAATATTTTAACTGCTTCTATCTCTCATTTTAACACTCAAATGATACAAAGAGTTGAGGAAGATGCTAATCACTTCTTTTCAAAAACAGCTTCTTTAAAAGCAATGAGCAGAATTAAAATCGATTACAACGATTATACTGTAAAAGTTTTAGATCATAATGGTGAAGATGTTGCAGATATTTCGACTGGTTACGAAAATGTTTTAACGATGTCGATAATTTATGGAATGCATAAGAATTCTAATCTAGTTGGATCTATTGTTCTAGATGCTGTTGGTTCAACATTGGATAAAGAGCACAAAGAAGCAATTTTAAGTTCTCTTAAAGAGTTGTCTCAACAAGTTATATTATTAACATTTGAAGATCAAATTATAGATAATTTTAAACGTACAAATCAGTCTGAAATTGTTAAAGAATTTAAAATTTACAAAGATGATAAAGAAAATGACAAATTATATGAAACAAAAATCGAGGTAATTAAATAA